The Deltaproteobacteria bacterium IMCC39524 region ATGCCGATGGCGAAGAAGAAAGAGAGTCGCGGGGCAAAAGCATCAACATCCAGCCCCTTGTCGATCGCCGTTTTCACGTACTCAATGCCATCAGCCAAGGTAAAAGCCAACTCCAGGGCATTATTGGCACCGGCTTCCTGGATATGATAGCCGGAGATCGAGATCGAGTTAAAACGTGGCATCTTCTCGCTGGTGTATTCAATGATATCGGCGATGATGCGCATCGAGGGTGCCGGAGGATAGATATAGGTATTACGAACCATGAATTCTTTGAGAATATCGTTCTGAATGGTTCCGGCCAACTGCTCCTGCGAAACACCCTGCTCTTCGGCGGCGACAATGTAGTTGGCCAGAATCGGCAGAACCGCACCGTTCATAGTCATAGACACGGAGACCTTGTCGAGAGGAATATCACCGAAGAGGATTTTCATGTCCTCGACAGAATCGATGGCAACACCGGCCTTGCCAACATCGCCGACCACACGGGGATGATCGGAATCGTAGCCACGGTGTGTCGCCAGGTCGAAAGCAACCGACAAGCCTTGCTGACCAGCAGCCAGATTCCGCTTGTAGAAGGCATTGGATTCTTCAGCGGTCGAGAAACCGGCATACTGACGAACGGTCCAGGGACGCCCAGCGTACATGGTCGCCATGGGGCCACGGGTGAAAGGGGCCAAACCGGGCATAGAGTCGGTGGTTTTCAAACCCTCAACATCTTCAGCCGTATAGAGAGGCTTAACGTCAATGCCTTCCGGAGTTTCCCATTTGAAACCGGAGAGGTCGTCGGTCTTCTTTTCCTTTTTGGCCTGTGCTTCCCAATCAGCCTTGGTCTTTTTTTCAAAACAGCTCATTACGGTTGTCCTTTCAAAAACTATTTTAATGCAGGGGCTGGAGACTTGGGACTAGGGGCTGGTTAGTACACGAGCCAGACCCCAGTCCCAAGCCCCCAGCCTCGGACTTGACCTATCGTGTGACGATCGCCAGAACCTGAGTTTCTTCGCCGCCGTATGAGAGCAGACGGTGCTTCAAGGTTGCGTCAAAATAAACTGCATCCCCTTCATCCAGGAAGATGCGTTCATCATCGAGGATAACTTCGGCCTGGCCTTTGAGAATCAGGAGAAACTCTTCTCCATCATGATTGTAAAGGGTTTCTTCCTCCGGACGTTGCGACACAGTCACGACAAACGGTTCCATCTTCTTGTTGCGCTTACGGAAAGAGAGCGCCTCATAAGCATAGCCATGGCCGGTTCCGGCGACGGAAATGACCCGACTGACTTCCCGACGATCAGCCTTACGAACGACTTCGTACTTGCAATCGACTTCATCCTCCTCGAAAAAAAGACCGATTTTGACGTCAAAAAAGCGGGCGATCTTGGAGAGTGTCGCGATAGGAGGAGAAACATTATTGTTTTCGATCTGCGAGATCAACGCGGGCGAGAAGCCGGTTTCACGGGCCACAGCCTGTAAAGTCAGCTTGCGTGCCTTGCGCAGTTCCTTGATTTTTGCACCGATGTTGTATTCCACGGCAGGCCTTCCAAACGAAAATAGAATAAGGTTTTAGAACCTTTAGGATATAACCGATACAAGGCACAATTGTCAATTAATTTTCAATGAAGGTAAAAAGCCTTTTACCTATATTAAACGACTACCTAGCCTCCTGAGCCCCTCCTGAGAACAGCAAGGACTCAGGAGGCTGACAAAGGTCAATTTTGTCACTATAAATGAAGGCAGTAGCAACAGATTGTTAATCTGTTGCTCTTTAAAGTCTTTGTTGAGAATTAAAAGCAGAACCGGCGGGTCGCGTCCCGCCAGACGCCATCCTTTTTGTCCAAGCGGCCACAAAAAGGATGCAAAAAAGGCCTTACTCCTTGCGGAGGGCAACTCCTTTGCCAGACTTCATAGCCTTTAAGATGCGACATAAATAAAGAATCCGGCCCTGGTCGAGGGCCTTCCAGATCGTGGTCTTTTGCAGCAAAAAGCAAAAGCACACATAAATAACACAAACCAGAGTCATAGAGGTCCTAAAGGGCCTCGGGGCTAGCGGGGGATGTGTAGACTACCAAAGATTTATTCCAATAATATTTGCCACCAGAATGAATCGAGTAAAACATGCCAAGCGCAGCACCAAGCTTTCTTTTGCTTCGTTTTCTTTGTCGCTACAAAGAAAATGACGTTGCTGTCGGGCAACCCCGACGGTTTTGCTTTTGTCTCGGAGGTTAAAAGTTCAACAAGGAGAGCAACAGATGAACGATCTGCGGCTCTCCCGTTGAACGAAAAAACAGAGAAAAACTCAAGTTGTCGAACAAACAAAAAACAAACGAAGCCCCGCCTGAGAACAGGCGGGGCTTATTTTCACAACCAATCAAAAGGAACGAGACTGCATCTTCGCCATCAAATGATAGCACTCAGGTATTCCGAAGTTGCGGCACGCCGCTCTTGCTCAATTTGCTTTGGATCGACCTCCACAAACTTCTCATCCGGGGTGACCTTGAAGATCGGCTGGCCCTTTTGCACGATAACGCCGTCACCACCTTCAATCAGAATCTTGTCCACAGTGCCTGAGAAAGGAGCCGGAACCTTGTTGAACATCTTCATAACTTCAAGGATGAAGAGTGGCTGACCTTTTTCGAAGTGCTCACCCTCTTTAACGAACATCGGCATGCCTGGCGCTTCCTGGGCATAGTACATGCCGCCGCCCGGCGTAACGATCTCGTCGGCCTTGGTCGCAGGAGGCGGCACCAGAATCTTCTTCATGGCTGCCTGCAGGTCAGGATCATTAAGGTAATCAGGAATCGTCACCTCGAGGTCTTCTTCAACCTTGAAGGCGTAGAAATCTGTCTTCTCGGCGATCATGAAGAGCAGACCGAAGAGCTCGTTACCGACCTCGAAACCAAGGTGTGCAGATTGGATCTCTGCCCAGGTCTCTGCGTCGAAGCCACCCTGCGGCTTGTCCTTGCCAAGGATATCGTTAAGCTTGACGAATTCATCCTTACTCAAGCCGAACTTCTCGCGCAGTTCAGCATAGAAAGCCAGGGCATTCTGCAACAGGTCGCGGTCATGAGTCCAGATCACCTCGGCAGCCGGAGCATCATTACGCCAGGTCATGTTGAGGAACTCGTAAGTTTCCTCGAGAATAACCAGAGGATTGCGCAGCCAGACCAGTTTACCATTTTTGAATGTGAAGTTTTTGCGATTCAGGCTCAACCAGCCTGAAAGCATATGCGGATCGGCCAGCAGCAGCTCCATTGGACGGGTTAACAGGGTTCCCTTGCGGTCGAGGGTTTCTGAAATGGCCTTATTGATCTCCGGGCTATCACTATAGAGTTTAGCCAGGTGTTTTTTCATCGAGATGAAAGCATAGACAACATCCAACTTGCTGGCTTCTTCTTTCAGCTTACCCACCAGGGTCAGGTAAGGAACAACAAAACGGGTGGTTGGCTTGGCCATAACGTTCTGACCGAGGAACCAGTTCACCAGACCATAATGGAACTCGAGGTTTGTCGCCAGATCGGTACCGCGCAGAACGGTGCTGCGTAGAACCTTGGAGAGATGATTGTAGCTGTCGAGGCGATCGTCACCTTTGGTCAAGAGCAGGGCGATATTGGAATCGTAGGCTCCGGCCACCGTGTAGCGCATGAACTGGCCGGTGTCCGGGTTGACCATACAGATGCCCTGGTCATCACGAATCTCGCCATCAATCGGCTTCGACCAGTAACGAATGACGCCGCCGGCACTTGGCGAAAGAGAACAATCGGTCGCGTTGAGACGCGCTTCGGCGCCAGCACCAAATCGTTGCTGACGCTCAGGACGCGGCAGCCGCTCTTTGTGCATAGCCAGAAGAGCCATAGCTTCAACCAGTGACTCGACGACAAAGAACTCTTTCTTGTTCTTTGGATTGGTGAACTTCAGGTTGTACACCAGCTCGGTAACCCTGTGCTCAACCTGGATACGCGTGTTGACTTCCATGAAATAGTGGCGGGCGCCATCAACAATACATTCAAAAGTTGATGCGGAA contains the following coding sequences:
- a CDS encoding XRE family transcriptional regulator yields the protein MEYNIGAKIKELRKARKLTLQAVARETGFSPALISQIENNNVSPPIATLSKIARFFDVKIGLFFEEDEVDCKYEVVRKADRREVSRVISVAGTGHGYAYEALSFRKRNKKMEPFVVTVSQRPEEETLYNHDGEEFLLILKGQAEVILDDERIFLDEGDAVYFDATLKHRLLSYGGEETQVLAIVTR
- a CDS encoding biotin carboxylase N-terminal domain-containing protein, with amino-acid sequence MAQNNNYTNNPLIHSDRRLSQSDSEWVRSFSCEELCPLIVCRGPIRLEAMTVYEEMGISHYGILLSEKDSIVYPNALSPELRLLTDNSRVHRVPDYTGASKEERVERIGQIIQIAKDNGYNAIFAGYGFMAEDDEFVAAIEDAGLKFIGPCAATQRGAGKKDEAKRTALSVDVSVTPGIDNATSRTLISKHPSREALLAVAKAEGLNCDKKILADKKIELVDLAGHILMASYEKGIDLFSIDELGAQVEKECFDMFKNYPGARIRLKAIGGGGGKGQRILGASLLTKKNPSDADIKKAAKVAPELVREVLLEVKANGVGDNKNVLVELNIEQTRHNEIQLLGNGEWAIALGGRDCSLQMHEQKLLEISVTQEALSDEIKKAKKAGQKAQAKALESDLQVLKRMEEESERFGMAVGLDSASTFECIVDGARHYFMEVNTRIQVEHRVTELVYNLKFTNPKNKKEFFVVESLVEAMALLAMHKERLPRPERQQRFGAGAEARLNATDCSLSPSAGGVIRYWSKPIDGEIRDDQGICMVNPDTGQFMRYTVAGAYDSNIALLLTKGDDRLDSYNHLSKVLRSTVLRGTDLATNLEFHYGLVNWFLGQNVMAKPTTRFVVPYLTLVGKLKEEASKLDVVYAFISMKKHLAKLYSDSPEINKAISETLDRKGTLLTRPMELLLADPHMLSGWLSLNRKNFTFKNGKLVWLRNPLVILEETYEFLNMTWRNDAPAAEVIWTHDRDLLQNALAFYAELREKFGLSKDEFVKLNDILGKDKPQGGFDAETWAEIQSAHLGFEVGNELFGLLFMIAEKTDFYAFKVEEDLEVTIPDYLNDPDLQAAMKKILVPPPATKADEIVTPGGGMYYAQEAPGMPMFVKEGEHFEKGQPLFILEVMKMFNKVPAPFSGTVDKILIEGGDGVIVQKGQPIFKVTPDEKFVEVDPKQIEQERRAATSEYLSAII